The genomic interval TTTTATTTATAAGCAACTTTTCTCATTTCGAGGCGGAATCGGGAATTAGAAGTTTTAAAATATCTAGACTGAAACTATTGGCTTTGATTCAATCTCTCTATATGTTTAATTATCTCTTGGTATTCTTTATTTTAAAGAATACCAGTGTTGCCGTAGGGTTTGGCGGATATTATTCATTGGCGGGAATAGTAGCCGCAAAGATTCTTGGGAAGAAGACTTTTATATATGAACCCAACATGGCGCTGGGGCGGTCCAATAGAATATTAGCTTATTTTGTAGATAGGATTTTAGTTTTATGGCCAGAGATATCTTTAAAATCTAAGTTAGGGTTCAAGATTAGAAGAATCAGGCCTTTAATAAGAAGAGAGAGCAGCTTAGTTGTAAAAGATAAGAGATGGCCATTCTCTATTCTGTTTGCAGGCGGGAGTTCTGGCTCAATGTTTTTAAACAATCTTTTTACAGAGATTATTCAAGGTGGCTTTTTAAGAGGCCAAGACTTAAGGCTTGTTCTCATAACGGGAGATAAGTTTTACCGCAAAGTCAAAGAGAGAATTGACGGTTTGAATATTAACAACAATCTTAATGTAGAGGTTTATAGTTTTCGCAATGATATGGAAATTTTTCTTGATGATTTTGATTTTCTTATTTCCCGTGCCGGAGCTCAGATTATAGTTGAATCAATCTTCTCTGAGCTTCCGACGCTCTATATTCCTTATCCTTACGCTAAAGAGCATCAGCTTGAGAATGCGAGAAATATGCTGAGTAAGAGAGGTTCTTTTCTTATCAGGCAGGAACTGGCAGATGTAGAAGTTGTTGCTGGTTTTACGAAATATATAGCAAGAGATAGAGAGGGTCTGAATCGGGTAAAAGTTAAATTGAGGCAGCTTAAGGGCAATTTCGAAAAAGCGGACAGGTCTATCGATATTATTTTAAAATGAACAGGAAGACCTCGTATTATTTAATTGGTATCTGTGGTATAGGTATGAGTTCGCTGGCTCAGCTTATTCAAAGCAGAGGTTTTAAAGTTAGAGGTTCGGATGCAAGTCCTGATGTTTTAATAGAAAGAAAACTGAGCTCTTTAGGTATTGAAGTATATTTTTCCCATGAAGCTGGAAGAATCAGAGAGAGCGATATAGTTGTCTATTCGACGGCTGTAGGGAAGAGTAATCCTGAATATATCGAAGCTAAAGGGAAGAACTGCGTTCTACTGCACAGGACATCTGCTCTGGTTGAAATGCTAAAGGACAGAAAATCCATTGCTGTTACGGGGACTCATGGTAAGACTACAATGACATATCTTCTTGCCTCTGTTCTAAGAAACTATGGTTTTGACTCGGGAATGATTTTAGGAGGCATATCAAAAGAGATAAACAATAATTTTATTCCCTCTAATTCAAATTATATTTTGGAATTGGATGAGAGTGACAGAAGTTTTCAGATTTTAGATTCTGATTTAAAGGTATTTACCAGTTTAGGTAATGACCATCTTGAATTTTACAATAATGATTTCTCTGAATTAAAGAGAGAGTTCAGGTGTTATATGCAAAAAGAAGGAGTTAATATTATATCCGCAGATGATAATTATCTGGTAGAGCTGGCAGAGGCAAGCTCTCTAAAGTATCTTAGTTTCGGATTTGGACCTAAAGCTGATTATAGGGGTGAATTAGTGGATAAAGGAGATTTTTTCTCAAAGATAAAGCTTTATAAGAACGGTAGTTTTATAACTGAATATACTTTGCCCCTTATAGGCTATAAGAATGCATCTAATAGTTTAGCAGTATTTGCTCTTGCTGATATCTTAAAATTAGACCTTTTAAAGATTGCAGAATCTTTTTCGGGTCTCTCTGGTATTGAGAGAAGGTATGATCTGAAGTTTTGTTCTAAAGCTGTAACTCTTATGGAAGATTATGCCCATCACCCCAGAGAGATAGAGGAAGCGATAAGGACAGTTAAGGAATATTTAAAACCGCCAAGGATTTTGGTCGTTTTTCAGCCTCATAGGTATACAAGAACAGAGATGCTCTGGGATGATTATAAAACCTGTTTTAAGGGCGGAGATAAGATCTATATTAGCGATATCTATTCAGCTTTTGAAGAGGTTATCCCCAGCATAAATTCCGAGATGCTGGTTGAGAATATAGGGTCTTCTAATGTTAAGTATGCTAAGATAGATGAGATTGCAGACTTACTGTTAAATGAAGTTAGGGAGGGTGATATGATCCTTCTCTTAGGCGCCGGCGATATAAACAAGATTTCAAAGAGATTAAGCGAAGGGTTATCAAGCATTGAATAGCACTATCTTTGATGGCTACGGGTATTCGTTAAATCCTCTCTTTTTGCTTGAGATTTCAACGTTAGAGGAACTAAGGGGTACCGTTATTGATTTAAATAGCAAGTATCTAAGATATATGGTCTTTGGGAGATTAAAGAATATACTCTTCGCTAATCAGCGGAGCGATATTGTTGTTTTGAAGTTAAACGGCAGCATTTTTAAAAAGATTAAAAGAGAGGGAGATATTTTAGATGTTGGGGCAGGGGTAGAGGTTTCTGAATTGATGAGATTCTCTATAGATAATTCAATTGAAGGATTAGAGTATATGGTCGGCATCCCTTCTACTATAGCTGGGGCAGCCGTTGGAAATTCGGGGGCTTTTGGAAAAGAGATTTCCGAGAATATAGTTGAGGTTGAATGTCTAAATACTAAAGGAGAGCTGTTGATTTTAAATCGGGAAAAAATAGATTTTAAATATCGAGATTCCAATCTGGGAAATTTTATTCTGACCAAGGTGTTTTTGAAAATTGCTCTGGGGTCCAGGGCAGAGATAAAGAAAAATATGAAAGCTTATATAGAGAGGCGGTTCTATACTCAAGATCTAAGAGAGTCTTCCTGCGGTTGTTTTTTTAAAAACCATCTAGAACATAGAGCGGCTATTTTGATAGACTCTCTGGGTCTTAAGGGTTACAAAAGGGGCGGAGCCGTTGTTTCTGATAAGCACGCCAATTTTTTAATCAGTCTGGATAATAGTTCTTCTGAAGATATTCTGTCATTAAAAGATGTCTTGCAGAGGAGAGTTTGGAAAGATAAGAAGTTTTGGCTAGAGCCTGAAGTTAAACTAATATGGTAGCAGATTTAAAAAAATATAGGATTGGAGTTTTAAGAGGAGGACCCTCTTCGGAGCGGGAGATATCTTTGCTTTCAGGAGAGTCAGTTTTAGAGATTTTGGAAAAGAGAGGTTTTGAAGTTAGAGATATTATAGTTCCGGAGAGAAAAGATAGGAAATATTTAAAAAGCTGGATTTTAAAAGTTTTAAAAGAAGAGAAGATAGACCTCTGCTTTATAGCGTTGCATGGATGGTTTGGTGAAGATGGAAATATTCAGAAAATATTGGACGAATCCAATTATCTTTATACAGGCTCTAATAAGCATGCCTGCAAAATATCTATGGATAAGATAGCCTCGAAAGATGTTTTTGAAAAGAATCTTATACCAACACCCCGCTATTTTATAGTTGATGCTGAGAGTAAAGTAAATTGGTCATTGCTTAAATTCCCGGCTATCCTGAAACCTTCTTCTCAGGGTTCAAGTATAGGGATTTATAAGATCAAAGATAGCATCGAAGCAGAATATCTTATACCTGAGGTTCTCAATTACGATGGAAGAGTTTTGGTCGAGGATTTTATAGAAGGAATAGAACTTACCGTTGGAATAGTGGAAGATAAGCCTCTTGCTGTAATCAAAATATCTTCCTCCAGTGATATTTATAATTATGAAGTTAAATATACTGATGGCTTAAGCAGCTACTCAATTCCGGCTGATATAGATAAAAGATTGACTGAGAGAGTTCAAGGATTAGCTCTTAAGGCTCACCGGGCGATAGGATGCAATATGTTTTCTAGAGTAGATATACTATATTCAACGGTTAGAGATGAGGTTTTTGTTTTGGAGGTCAATACTATTCCCGGACTTACGAAAATTAGCCTTTTACCCAAAGCTGCCAAAGTTTGCGGGATTGAATTTGACGAACTAGTATTAAAAATGTTAGAATCTGCCTTCAAGGGAGAGAGATGTTTAAGAAGATAGATTACGAAAAAATAAAAATCGCGTTCTTTTTTCTAAACTGGGCTGTTTTAATTCTACTTTTGGTTTGGTTCTTCAATATTATGCAAAATTATAAGGTCTCTTCGTCTAGTTTTAGCATAAAAGAGGCCAAGGTTATTTTTAGCGATGGTTCAGGATTAGATAAGAGTAATGCGTTTAGATATTTAAATATCAAAAAAGGCGACTCTATTTTTAAGATAGACCCAATTGTAAAAATTAAAGAGATTTTCAAAAAGCATCCCGAGATACTTAAGCTCAGTCTTTATAAGCAGATGCCTAATAAGATTATGGCTATTGTTACAAATAGAATTCCCGTGGCTCAGATTCATTTAGGGCGCTATTATCCGCTGGATGCAGAAGGCTTTGTGTTGCCATTCCCCAGCAATTTCCGCATTGAGTCTCTACCTCTCGTTAAAGGGGTCAATCCGGGGGAAGTTGCGGTGGCTAGCGATGCTGACAATGCTAAGATAGACTCAGCTTTAGAGCTGTTGAATTTGATAGAGTCTGTTTTGGGTGAAAGAGGCATCAATTTTGATATTGATGTTAATAGTGTCGAAGATATCAATCTTATACTTACTAATGATATTAAGGTCAAGTTGGGTAGAGGCGGCTTCAAGGATAAGCTGATACGTTTAAAGGTAGTCTTAATCGATATGGAAGCCAAGAAGTTAAATCCGGCTATCATAGATTTAAGATTCGATAAGGTTGTTTTAATACCACGTTGAAATTAAAAGCCAGGAGAAGTTTTTAGGTATGCTCAAGTATGCTCTAGATATTGGCTCTACAAAATTGAGATTTGCTGCTGCAGGTTCGACAGATAGTGAATTGAAAATTTTGGGATATTTAACATCCAAAGTAGAGGGTTATTCAGGAGGAGTAATAACTGACTATAAGAAGTTGTTTTTTTCTATTTTAAAAATTATAAAAGAGTTCGAAAAACAATATAATAGTAAACCTAAAAAGATTTTGCTTAACTGTTCTCATCCGGATAGTAAGTTTTATCATTTGCGAGAGGTTTTCCAAAGAGATATTTCTGAGCGGCCGATTTCGAATAAAGAGTTAAGGCGTTTAAGGAGCCAAGTCTTGCAGGATAAGATCGGCCTTGAAGAGGAAAAGATATTAATTCAGATCGAAGAGTATATTATAGACGGGCAGAGAGGAGTTATAAGCCCAGAGAGGATGGTTGCCAGAAGCATAGAGGTTCTACTCAATGTGATCACTGTCCCAGTTAATTTTTTTAATAATATTCTTTCTATTTTTTCAGAGATAGGGATAGAGTTGGAAGCTATTATTCCAGAGGCTATAGCCAAGGCTAGTCTCTATTTGGATCCAGAAGATAAGAAGGCAGGCGTAATGCTTTTGGATATTGGATGGTCTAAAGCTAAGATGGTTCTCTTTGAAGGCAGCGTATTAAAAAATAGCATTGTTTTTGAAAGTGGTTTTAATGATATTTTCAAAAGATTAAAAGGGATATATCATTTAGATGATCTAGAAGCAGACAAGGTTTTAAATGAAGCTTTGGTTACAGAGAAAGAGAGTATAATGCTTCAAAGCGAAGAAGGCATAAAAGAGGTCTCTGTTGAAAATGTATGCCAGATTATAGAGAGGGGTTTTAGGAAGAACCTCTATTTTATTAAAAAGGCTATGGACTCAAAAGATATCTCTCATCTTCTTGCAGGAGGAATATTTATAACAGGAGGTTCTATTTTAAAATATCCAAACTTAAAGGAGATTGCGGCGGAAATTTTAAAACAACCAGTTATTGTCAAACAGAATAAAATATTTTCTCTGTCACCAGATTATGCAACTGTGATTGGAATGTTGAGTTATTCATTTCAAGAGGAGAAAAAGTTTAATGAAAGAGATAAGTGTTGTAGTCTCGTAAAAAAAGGTTTAGGTAAGATTTATCAAATCTTCGATAAGTATTTTTAGTCTGTGAAAATACTTCAAATAATTACTCACCTGGAGATAGGCGGTGCTCAAAAAGCAACTCTTCTTTTATCTCAAGAACTTATAAATAGAGGCCACGAGGTTGTTGTTTTATCTTCTGCCCAAGGCGGATTATTAAAAGAGTTTAAAGAAAAATTAGGTCCAAATTTTAGAAGTTTATGTTTTTTAAAAAGAGGTATAAATCCTATTTTTGACCTTTTAGCTTTTTTCTCAGTTTTCATCTATGTAAAAGAACTCAGTTTTGATCTGATCCATACGCACTCTTCTAAAGCCGGCATTTTAGGGCGCTGGGCTGCTCTCTTCTCATCTGTCAATTCTGTCCATACTGTCCATGGTTTTGCTTTTCATGATTATCAAAATTTTATTTTGAGATACTGTTTTATTTTGATTGAAAGAGTTACAGCTTTTATATCGGGTAAGATCATATTTGTATCCGAAGAGGTTAAAAAAAAGGCGTTTAAGAATTTTATAGTAACTACCGAAGAGAAAACAGAGGTTATCTATGAGCTTGTCAAGATTGATCCGCCTGAGCATAGAATAAAAAATAAAGATTTTTTTACAATAGGTATGGTTGCCCCGTTGAAAGAGCAGAAGAGGCCCGAGGATTTTCTGAAATTTGCGGTATCTTTAAGCAGAATACGCAAAGATGTAAGGTTTGTTTTAGTGGGGGATGGTAAATTGAGGCCAAAGCTGGAGATAGACGCGAAGAGATCTGGCATTCTATGTAAAGTTGAATTTAAGGGTTGGAGAGATGATGCTTATACCATAATGCAATCTTTTGATATCTTTGTGCTTACCAGCATCTTCGAGGGTCAACCGCACGTAATAATAGAAGCAATGTCGTTATCAATTCCGGTAATTGCTACTGCGGTTGATGGAGTAAGGGATTTGGTTTCTCAAGGTGAGAATGGATTTTTAGTCGAGCCTTGTAAGCCCCATGATATAGTATGCTTGGCTAATAGGCTATTAGATGATAAAGTATTGAGAGAGTCTATTGGATCTAAAGGACGTAGCTATTTTGAGACTGAGAAAAGGTTTAACTACATTGAAAACATTAGTAAAATCGAAAAGCTGTATGAGTCTACAATGAAATGAACAGAGTAGAAGTTTTCAACATAATGCTCATCTGTTTCGCGTTCTCTTTTTTCCTTTCTAAGTTTTTCTATAAAAAGAAAATCAAAGTAGGCAAAAAAGAGCAATCTACGCACGGTGGAGTTATAATTTTAGCGACAGTTTTTTTGGGAATATTAATATCTCCTTTAAGAGATACGTATTATGTCTGGAAGCTGTTCCTGCCTTTCTTTTTAATGTTTCTTTTAGGTTTTATCGATGATTATAAGCATCTCTCTCCTTATCCAAAGCTGATTGCCGAAATATTTATAATACTTCTCGCGCTCTTTATGGGTTTTAAGACTGAAATCATGTACTTTCCTAGTTATCTTAATTATCTCGTCTCTTTGGTTTGGATTTTGATTTTAAGCAATGAATTTAATTTTTTAGATATAATGGATGGCCTCTCTTTGGGCAGCATCATAGCCGTGGCTTTGACGTTTACAATAATCGGTTTGATAAACTTTCAACCTTTCAATCTTCTTTTTGCGGCAGTTGTTCTGGCCTCCTGCCTGGGTTTCTTTCCTTACAATTACCGTAAAGCATCTGCTTATCTTGGAGATAGCGGCAGTCTATCGCTGGGCTTGCTTATGGCTATTTTAGCTATATCGTTTAGTTATACGAGAGAAAATAGACCTATGGTCCTATTGACCCCTGTTATTATATTCGGGCTTCCTATTTTTGATTTTTTATATCTTACGATAAGAAGGGTCTGGCAACGGAAGTCTATTTTGAGAAAAAGTCCTGACCATCTTGCAATACTTATGCATATTAATGGAGCCTCTAGGAAAAGAGTAATATATAAGTTCTGGCTTATATCAGCAGGTTTTGCTTCTACAGCACTATTGCTTCAGTTCGGTTCGAGACTTTTAGGTGTTGTTGCATTGATTATCTCTATATTCCTTTTCTTTGAAGTTGCTTTACGATGCTATAAATGAAAAAGAGTGTAAATAATTTAATCCTTGGTTCAGGTATAACAGGGTTGAGCTGCGGCCTACATTTAGGAAATTTAAGTAATAAAAAAGGTGGATTTTCATCAGACTATTTAATCCTTGAAAAAGAGAAGGGTGTTGGAGGTTTAGCCCGATCTATCAAAAAGAAAGGTTTTGTATTTGACTATAGTGCTCATCTCCTGCATTGCAGGGATCCCTATTTTTCAAAATGGGTGGAGAATAATCTTAAAAAAAGTCTCAAGTTTCATAAAAGAAATGCCTGGGTCTACTCGCATGGGGTATTTACCAAATATCCTTTTCAGGCAAATCTCTATGGTTTGCCTAGAGATGTAATAAAGGATTGTCTTTTGGGCCTTTTGAGTTTGAATGGTTTTAGTGATAGTAAGCCCAATAATTTTGAAGAGTGGTGTTATAACAAATTCGGCAGCGGAATTTCTAAACACTTTATGCTTCCCTACAATGAAAAGTTTTGGAATATAGCAGCTAAAAAAATTACGCTAGAATGGATAGATGGTTTTATACCTCAGCCGCAGCTTAGGGATATGGTTAAAGGGGGATTTGAATATTCCCATAAAGAGTTTGGCTACCATAGCAAATTTTACTATCCTATTAATGAAGGGATAGAGCTTATAGTTAAGAAAATCAGTTCAAAATGCAGCAATATAGTACTCAAAGAAAAAGCAGAAAAGATAAACTTAAAAGAGAGATGGGTTTTAACCTCTAGAGGCAGAAAGATTTATTACAATAATTTAGTCTCTACTCTTCCTATGGTGGATTTAAACGACATGATTATCGGAATCGATAGCAATATCAGTAATCTTTTTCGCAAGTTAAAGTATATCTCTGTTATTAATGTAAATATGGGCATAAAACGGCCGAATATATCCGATAAAGACTGGGTCTATTTTCCGGAAGACAACTTCTCTTTTTATCGTATTGGGTTTCCGATGAACTTTGCTCCTTCTTCTACACCTAGCGGTTTTAGCTCAATATATATAGATATCTCTTATTCAGGTTCTTTGGCTATCAACAAGAGAAAAGAGAGTATTATTGAACGGGTAAAAGCTGATTTGATCAAACTGGGTATTATTGGTGAAGAAGAGAGCATCCCGGTCGTGGACTATAATGATATTAAGTATGCTTATATACTCTATGATAAAAATTGGTCTCATGCTCGAGGTGGAATTATTGATTATCTTTTAAAAAATTCCGTATATTCTGCTGGGAGATTTGGTTCCTGGAGCTATCTCTCTATGGAGGGGTGTTTTTTAGAGGGCAGGAGAATAGCCAATATATTAAAGAGATGAAACATTTGACAGCTTTTTATTATGATCTTTGACGACCTATGTCTCTACCTAAGGCTCTATCCTGAAATTTTAAATCTTAGATTTGCGAGAGAGATGATATACTATCTCTTAAAAGGTGTTAGCAGGCATCCAATATCAATTAATTTTCTAATAACTTCTAAATGTAATTTTAAGTGCAAGATCTGTAGTTATTACGGTAATTCAGGGACTCATTTTTCAGAGCTGAGCTTTCAGGAATTTGTAGATTTCTTAGATCAGGTTCAAGCTTTTAAACCCTTGATTTTTTTAGGCGGCGGAGAGCCTTTTATAAGAGAAGATATATATTCCATGTTGGAGGAGATAGAGAAGAGAGAGCTTAAAGTGATAGTGTCGACAAATGGTTATTTGTTAGATTTAGATAGAATATCTTCTTTAAACTTAGATTCGCTCATCCTCTCTCTATATGGACCTGAGTCGATTCATGATAGTATTACTGGAGTTCCTGGTTCTTATTCTGTAGTTGTTAAAAAAATAAAAAAGATAACAGCTGATAATATGGTTAAAAATTTAGTTGTATCTACAATCCTATTGCCTTCAAATTTCAAACATCTCTCTGAGTTCAGTGATTCTGTTTTTGCTTTAGGAGTTGATTCAATTAAAATTGAAAACCTTAATTATCTAACAGAAGAAGAGTTTGGGAGTTCTACTGAAGAGATGGCCGACCTTATTTTAAAACCCCATACTCTTGTTTTAGACAAGCATTGCTTCAGCAGAACCGATTTAGAGTATGCTTGGAACAGCATCAATGTTTTAAGAAGAAGATATAAAGGTAGATTATTTTTGAAGCCAGCTCTAAACAAGAGAGATTTTTTAAAATGGTATTGCGAGGGCAAAACTTTTAAGGGTTGTCATTTTATAAGACATTCTATCTTTGTCTCATCTTCCGGAGATATTATACCTTGTCAGTTTTTAAGTAAAACTAAGCTTGGAAAAATAGACAAAAATGTTGTAAAATACATATGGAACTCGAAGAGATATAATGATTTTAGAGAGTTTGTGCAAAGGACTGGCTTAGAAGTTTGTAAACGTTGTTGTAAATAAAAGGTTTTAAGTTATGGATTTTGAACAAAAATGGAAGAGGGCTGTAAAGAATACTGAAATAGAGAAAGGCTGGGTGGGCTATCTAAATACCAATTCGAGCACAACGCTCTCTTATATAATGCTCTCTGAATCGATGCTTGATAATTCAGATACTGTTATCAGAAAAGGCAAGGTCGAAGTAACGCGACCCTTAATATACTTACCGGATAACAACCCTGTATTTGAAGGTTTTGAATTATCGAGTCAGAATCTATTTAATAGTTCTGTTTTGACTTTTCTTCTGTTGAGAGGAGTAAGTTTTCCTTCTTTAAAATACCAGAATAGTGTTTACTCTCTGGATATTGACAATCTCTCTTTGACTGAGGCGGTTAAAAAGCATAAAAGAGAGCTTCAAAGATTGGAGGATGTTAAGACCGGTCTCATAGTAGGGTCTGATGACTGCTGGCATTACTCTCTTGCTATCTATGTTGCAGCTCTGACCTCTAAATCTGCCTCTAATGACATAGAGAGGTATCTTAAAGATTTAAAGAGTAGGTTTGAAGATAGGTAGCCTTTATCAAAAACGAGAGATGGATATTTAACTATATAAAAGGAGGTTAAGATGGAAGAGAGAGAAGTTTTTGCAAAAGTTAACAGTTTAATAGAGAACATCGAAAAAGTTATACTGGGAAAGCACGATGCCGTTCAACTGGCAGTAGCTGTATTTCTATCCGAGGGTCATCTATTGATGGAGGATGTTCCCGGAGTAGGTAAAACTGTACTTGCTAAGTCTATGGCTAAATCATTTTCGGCAAGCTTTAGGAGAATACAATTTACACCCGACCTTCTTCCTTCAGATGTTACGGGCAGCTATATATTTAACCAGAAAAATTCCGAATTTGAATTTAGGTCCGGTCCGGTCTTTGCTAATATAGTTATAGCTGATGAGATTAACCGCGGTACTCCTAGGACGCAGAGCGCTCTTCTGGAGCCTATGGAGGAGTATCAGGTTACTGCGGATGGTAATACTTTTCAACTTGATAGGCCATTTTTCTTGATAGCTACTCAGAATCCCGTTGAGAGGGAAGGCACCTATTTTCTTCCTATCTCACAGCTGGACAGATTTCTGGTCAAGATGGGTATGGGGTATCCCGAAAAAGCTGAAGAGATTCAGATTCTTTTAGACAGAGAGAGAGAGGATCCTCTAAATAAAATTGAGGCTGTAATTACCAAAGAAGAAATTCTTGAGATTCAAAAATTTGTAAAAGCTATTAAGGTGGATGCTAAGATATACGAATATGTTATCAGCATAACACAGACGACTCGTGAGACTGATAAACTTATTCTGGGAGCGAGCCCCAGGGCATCTCTTGATCTATTTAGGTTATCTCAGGCTCTGGCACTAATGGAGGAGAGAACATATTGTATTCCTGACGATGTTAAGAAAGCTGCTCCACTGGTTCTTGCTCATAGGGTTATACCGTCTTCACCTGCAAAGACAGAGATTGGTAATACTCAGGAGATAATTAAAAAACTAGTAAATGAAATCTCCGTTCCTATCCAATAATAAGGGTTGCTGTGTTTTAACAGAGTTTGGCTTATATGCTCTGATTGTAGCGGTATTTTTAACTTCTCTTGGTTTTATACTGCAGTCCAATCTTATCTATCTTGTAGCATCAGGACTCTGGGGGCTTGTTTTGACTGACTTTTTATTTTCTTTTCTCTCCTTGAGAGGAATAAGGGTTACAAGATTTGCTCCGACTCATGCAGTTAGAGGTGAGGATTTTAAAATAAGAATAAGATTAGAGAATAGAGGGTTCTCTAAGTACTTAATAAGATTGACTGATAGTAGTTTTACTGAAAATATATCCGGGGTAGAGCTTCCTATTGTACGTAGTTTAAAAAACAGTGAGATTTTAGAGCTGGATTATATTATGAAAATTAAAGCAAGGGGTGTTCATAATCTTGAGTCTGTTCAGGCAGAGAGCAGTTTTCCTCTTGGTCTTTGGAGGAGGGTTATAAATTTTCCCTCCAGATCCAAAATTACCATATACCCTGAATTTTACGAGGTGCCTCAATTTGCGGTATCTTATAGGGGTATGAGATCGGAGTTTGCAAATACATCTTCTAATAGGCCTGGTATGGGCGGTAACTTTTTGCAGATACGAGAGTATCAATACGGGGATAGTTTAAAGAATATTCATTGGAGAGCAACGGCTAGAACAGGAAAGCTTATGGTCAAAGAGCTAGAGAAATTTACTCTTTCAAACCTTTCTATAGTATTAGATAGTTCCTCTAATATGGTTTTAGGATTGCTTGAAGAGTCCAATTTTGAATATGCAGTTAAAACAGCTGCAACTATAGCCAACAAAGCTTTGAGTACTCGCTATCATGTAAAGCTTATATACTACAATCAGATTAAAAAGAAGATCGAGTTTAAGAAGGCTTACGGCCGAATGACTCCAATATTAGACAGCCTTTCTAAGATAGGTACGACGGAGAGGATAAATGTCAAAGATCTCGTAGATGCTTCTATACCTGAGATTGAGAAGGAGTCTGTTGCGGTTTTTGTCTTACTCTCCCTTAACTCTGATGTTACTCAAAAAATCATACAACTTGCAAATCAGGGTATTGATTCTGTGCTTGTCGTATTTGATCCCAGGTCTTTTGCCGCTGTTCTGGATAAGAAGATTGGGAATTTTTATAATGTCTTCTCCCAACTTATGAGCGGAGAAGCGTTCTATTTAACTGGTGAAGGTATAAGGGTGTATATGGTAAAACATGGCGATCGTATACCTGATGCGTTAAGTAGACCGCATATGTTTTTATCTTCTTAAAATGTTTTATATTATTTCATTTTTACTGGTAAGCATTGGCATAACAGCTCT from Candidatus Kaelpia imicola carries:
- a CDS encoding MoxR family ATPase, whose translation is MEEREVFAKVNSLIENIEKVILGKHDAVQLAVAVFLSEGHLLMEDVPGVGKTVLAKSMAKSFSASFRRIQFTPDLLPSDVTGSYIFNQKNSEFEFRSGPVFANIVIADEINRGTPRTQSALLEPMEEYQVTADGNTFQLDRPFFLIATQNPVEREGTYFLPISQLDRFLVKMGMGYPEKAEEIQILLDREREDPLNKIEAVITKEEILEIQKFVKAIKVDAKIYEYVISITQTTRETDKLILGASPRASLDLFRLSQALALMEERTYCIPDDVKKAAPLVLAHRVIPSSPAKTEIGNTQEIIKKLVNEISVPIQ
- a CDS encoding FAD-dependent oxidoreductase — protein: MKKSVNNLILGSGITGLSCGLHLGNLSNKKGGFSSDYLILEKEKGVGGLARSIKKKGFVFDYSAHLLHCRDPYFSKWVENNLKKSLKFHKRNAWVYSHGVFTKYPFQANLYGLPRDVIKDCLLGLLSLNGFSDSKPNNFEEWCYNKFGSGISKHFMLPYNEKFWNIAAKKITLEWIDGFIPQPQLRDMVKGGFEYSHKEFGYHSKFYYPINEGIELIVKKISSKCSNIVLKEKAEKINLKERWVLTSRGRKIYYNNLVSTLPMVDLNDMIIGIDSNISNLFRKLKYISVINVNMGIKRPNISDKDWVYFPEDNFSFYRIGFPMNFAPSSTPSGFSSIYIDISYSGSLAINKRKESIIERVKADLIKLGIIGEEESIPVVDYNDIKYAYILYDKNWSHARGGIIDYLLKNSVYSAGRFGSWSYLSMEGCFLEGRRIANILKR
- a CDS encoding radical SAM protein codes for the protein MIFDDLCLYLRLYPEILNLRFAREMIYYLLKGVSRHPISINFLITSKCNFKCKICSYYGNSGTHFSELSFQEFVDFLDQVQAFKPLIFLGGGEPFIREDIYSMLEEIEKRELKVIVSTNGYLLDLDRISSLNLDSLILSLYGPESIHDSITGVPGSYSVVVKKIKKITADNMVKNLVVSTILLPSNFKHLSEFSDSVFALGVDSIKIENLNYLTEEEFGSSTEEMADLILKPHTLVLDKHCFSRTDLEYAWNSINVLRRRYKGRLFLKPALNKRDFLKWYCEGKTFKGCHFIRHSIFVSSSGDIIPCQFLSKTKLGKIDKNVVKYIWNSKRYNDFREFVQRTGLEVCKRCCK
- a CDS encoding DUF58 domain-containing protein, which encodes MKSPFLSNNKGCCVLTEFGLYALIVAVFLTSLGFILQSNLIYLVASGLWGLVLTDFLFSFLSLRGIRVTRFAPTHAVRGEDFKIRIRLENRGFSKYLIRLTDSSFTENISGVELPIVRSLKNSEILELDYIMKIKARGVHNLESVQAESSFPLGLWRRVINFPSRSKITIYPEFYEVPQFAVSYRGMRSEFANTSSNRPGMGGNFLQIREYQYGDSLKNIHWRATARTGKLMVKELEKFTLSNLSIVLDSSSNMVLGLLEESNFEYAVKTAATIANKALSTRYHVKLIYYNQIKKKIEFKKAYGRMTPILDSLSKIGTTERINVKDLVDASIPEIEKESVAVFVLLSLNSDVTQKIIQLANQGIDSVLVVFDPRSFAAVLDKKIGNFYNVFSQLMSGEAFYLTGEGIRVYMVKHGDRIPDALSRPHMFLSS
- a CDS encoding MraY family glycosyltransferase, translating into MNRVEVFNIMLICFAFSFFLSKFFYKKKIKVGKKEQSTHGGVIILATVFLGILISPLRDTYYVWKLFLPFFLMFLLGFIDDYKHLSPYPKLIAEIFIILLALFMGFKTEIMYFPSYLNYLVSLVWILILSNEFNFLDIMDGLSLGSIIAVALTFTIIGLINFQPFNLLFAAVVLASCLGFFPYNYRKASAYLGDSGSLSLGLLMAILAISFSYTRENRPMVLLTPVIIFGLPIFDFLYLTIRRVWQRKSILRKSPDHLAILMHINGASRKRVIYKFWLISAGFASTALLLQFGSRLLGVVALIISIFLFFEVALRCYK